aaatatctcctaactgctctccagttttgatatgtcctgttgagatgatctgttgttgaatcttttcacgaacaaagtgacaatcaatctcaatatgtttggtccgctcatgaaataccggattagaagcaatatggagagcagcttgattatcacaccacaatttcgcaggcaggggggtcttaaaacctgtctcatctagtaattgaaatatccacattacctcacatactgattgtgccatggctctgtattcggattcagcattagatcgagaaactacactctgcttcttgcttttccaagacaccaaatttcctccaacaaaaacgcaatatccagtagttgacctcctatcaaccttagatccaaatCGGCATCGAAAAACagtcaacattcaaatgcccatgattaccatataacaaacctcttcctggagctccctttagatagcacaagatttgtcccaaggcttcccaatgagcaacagttggggaagacataaactgacttaccacactaacggcataagcaatgtcaggacgagtgacagtaaggtagttcaattttcctaccaatctcctgtatctctctggatcttcaaacaactcactatcccctactaacggttgtaaatttggagtcattggtgcactacaaggcttaacacctaatttttctgtctctgtcaatagatcaatgacatattttctttgagacaagaaaatacccttcttacttctcataacttcaatacccaaaaaatactttaataatcccaagtctttggtctgaaactgggtttggaggaaggttttaagagatgaaatacctgcagagtcactcccagtgatgataatgtcatccacatagactaccaggagaattagaccagcctcagattgcttataaaatatcttttgcatactaaattcctgtactgcttcactgaatctcccaaaccaggccctaggactttgtttcaagccataaagagacttccgaagcctacaaactttacccaactccccctgagcaacaaacccaggtggttgctccatatacacctcctcctgaagatcaccatgaaggaaagcattcttgatatccaattggtgcaggggccaatcatatgtagctgctaaagagataaacaatagtaagtttagctacaggagaaaaagtgtcagagtaatcaaccccatatgtctgagcatatccttttgctacaaggcgtgcttttaacctagccacagaaccatcaggatttacgtttactgtaaatacccatttgcaaccaatagctttcttaccagtgggcaaaggcaatagttcccatgtaccattagcatctaaagcctccatttcctctttcatagcaaagacacgatgagacagtgcctcaccaatgattagggataggaacagagtctaaagaagtaacaaaacaccaagaacaagaagacaattgattataagaaacaaaagaagagatagggtaagtacatgaacgtttacctttacgaagagcaatgggtaagtctaaatCAGAATCATGATCGTATGAGTGCAGGATCTCCCagcgaagtagctggtggaggatccagTCAGAATCTCCAATCTCTGGAATAAACATAAACAacgggaggccgagtaggtctagagacaagaaacagtgtgagagaggactagacattggttggacagtatatattaagatatcatcctcctcccctgactctcatacacagatgattgagaaaaaaatggagtggactcaaaaaaatgtaacatctgcagaaacaagataacgattaagagtaggagagaaagcaggtaccctttttggatccggagtacccaaggaagacacatttgagagactttgtatccaatttagtaactcatggacgaacatcacgtacaaaacaagtacaacaaaaatacggggttcaacagaaacaaagattttgtagggaacaaagATAAGGAATATCCTTTAAGGAtgtaagacggcatacgattgatcaaaaaacatgccgtgaaacgcatccgcccaaaagtgtttaggaacttttatccgaaaagaagagcacgagttacctcaagaagatgtcgatttttctttcgccacgccattttgggatggggtatccacacaggaaggcgatgaagaatgccattttgtgtcatataagactgaaattgtctttgaaaagtattctttagcattgtcacttcttaatatgcatgtaaatattaaattgagttttaatttcattacaaaaggcacaaaagatagaaaacaactcagaacgatttttcattaaatataaccaggtaacacgagagtaatcatcaacaaaagtaacaaaataacgaaatccagtgttagaagtaacagaacaaggaccccaaacatcagaatgaactaactcaaaaggggatgaagcccgtttattgactctagacccagaaggcaaacgatgatgttttgcaaactgacacgactcacattctagtactgataaagtcaaatcgaggacacaacttcttcatggtagacaaagaaggatgacccaatctacaatgagcttcaagaggtgttaaggtactggagcaaacaagcgaccgcggtacatgattttccagaatgtagagaccacttgactcacgtcctctactaataatctgcttcgtcgtaagatcctgaaacaaatactaatcaggaaaaaaggaaatagaacaatttaaggtacgagtaagtttactaacagaaagtagattaaaagagaaatttggtagacacaaaacagatgacaaagaaattgtgaAGTCGGATTCGCAGCtctaacccatgacacaagaagtagaaccatcggcTAAAGTAATGAGAGGAAGTGGGATTAGAGCGGATAGAAGGCTAGAATTACgtcatgtgatctgttgcaccgaatcaataacccatttggatgaggaagatacaaggcatgtagtggatttactcgACTCGATCGCAGATGATAGGAGGcgataggctttagagatgcctgatactgggaaaactgtgcaaaatcctctgcagataccaaaacagttttctcagaggaagatactgtagaatcctctgctgccatatttgccatctgtgatcgctgatttttcctctgaagttgtggacaattatattttgtatggccaggctcatgacaataataacaaatgactcatcttgagtcctgattagaactagcctctccattacgctgattacttctgttgcctgtaattcctcctctacttcctcttctattaccctgttgtccatttggattacggctaataagagcactcttggcagttgtgaagattgggtactctgcaTGCGAAtgacccgtgtgaatgtttcatgcaagAGGAAATCTCGAATGGAAAGAATCGAGATTTAGCGATCTCATACTCAAGGAAGGCACAAGAAAACTCATATTGCTCCGTTGGgctctgaactttcacatcagaactaaaaggcaacaatacattaagtttctcatatacccgtttaaaatccataaaataagccgtgagagacttattctctttttcagcacggtagaatgccttacaaacatcataaatacgggagatattccctttaccagaatacagaaaatctaagtaatccatcaattccttaacaaattcacagtgattaattaaactaattacctcactgtgaatcgagttccgaagctgcaaaaacaaccgagcatcctcccttagccaagtttgttgtgtatcatcagtaggtggatctttagtaaggtgatcatccttatcaatgctacgcaaatagaccctaacagtcttactccactccaggtaattcgaaccattaagtttgtgttccgtgatcttagtcatcatcggaatcacatcagaaataacattcttattgtctgccatttgttgagacaaagaaaactaaccgaaacactaatccaaagtgcttacagcaacaaaataatccaaaatcacaaatcaagtaaataccgaaataggatctgagagccaaacctcagaagtcctttaatggtgtactggatcaggcaacagcacacagtggtggaatgaggggattgaggcgacgctggcgatgttgatcggagtcgaaaaGGCCGGTCGGcgaccaaggtctctcctgagctgggtggtgagaacaaatagtcaccctagatagatgacctgctctgataccatgtagaaagagatgattctcattgatttcaattaatctgtacatgggtatttatatacaattgattcatataattgtgttatactaattaggaagaaatcctaaataagaaatcctaaataggaatacaaaatacagaatatacacagaaataataaaatgattgactttccataacaataatgattgactttccataacatatagCATTTTAGCTTTCGTGGGCAACTCATTTTGAAAACTTTGCTTAGATATAGATCGTCACATTTATGGTTCTTTTCAACAGCTTGCAAGTGTATTTGATATTGCAGGAAGATGTTCTTTATGCAAGAGTTCGTACAACTGGTGTTGTAGAGATCCAGTTCAGGTGAATGAATTGTTTTTTAGACTGGACTTTCCTGTTTGCAATTTGATGATTTTTGAGTTCATGACTTGTACTGTTTTGAAACCAATACATTGTTCATCTGGTCTTCCCATTTATTTAAATACACAAGTTCCTTATGTGTGCATGATGATATTACATAGTTCAATTCAATCAACTCATGTTGGCTGTTACTTCAACAGCCCTGTTGGAGAGAACAAGAGAAGTGGTGAAGTTTATAGACTTTTTGATGTTGGTGGCCAGAGAAATGAGAGGCGGAAATGGATCCATCTATTTGAAGGAGTTACAGCTGTAATTTTTTGTGCTGCAATTAGCGAGTAAGATTGCCTATTTTCATCCGTGGGTTATTGGAACTTATTTTAAGTAATGATAAATTTCACTTTTGATGGGAAATGTTTGATCTCTGGTTATGGATGTTGTAGTATTTGCCCCTTGTTAGGTTTTATTCTTATGAGGAGAGTTTTCACTGTTCTTTTGCATGTCAAAGTTTTAAACTACACGGTTGAGGGCATCTGACTAGTATTTACTGTCGTTAATGACCAAGTGTTTTCAACTTTTGTTGGAATATGCTTCTGGGTGCCAACAATTAATATTACTAAAAGTAAAATTGTTAGTGCAATAATTGTCATATATATTTCAACATCAACAATAGCAGCTAAGCCTTATTCTTAAACTAGTTGGAGTCAATTATATGAATCTTTTTTTGCCATTCAATTCTATTGGACACCAAATCTGCACCACTACCCAAAGCTTGTAAATCGTTAGATATTACTTTCCTCCACGTTATTTTAAGTCTCTCCTTTCCCTACTAGCTTATCGCACTTCCATATTGGAGCATTGATTCTCTACATTGGACATGACCAAATCATATTAATTGATCATCTctcattttattttcaatgtgtGCTATATGCATTGTCTGCCGAATGTAGTCATTTCTAATCTTATCCATTATTGTGTTACCGGACATTCATTTTTAACGTCCGCATTTCTGCCACACTTATCTTGTGGGTATGTTGTACCTTAGATGCCCAACATTAAAAGTTATTTCTTTAGTTGGGTGGCTACCATCACTGGCTCAAGGCAGCTGGCATTATTTAAGTTGGTCCATTTCACTGGAGTGGGCACAACTCAACTCATATGCAGTTATCTATTAACATCTGACTTTGACAATTATAACATTAGGGCACTTGTCAATTGGAAAAAAGCCTTGAATTGGTAGTCTGTTTTAGGTATGATCAGACACTCTTTGAGGATGAAAACAAGAATCGTATGATGGAGACAAAGGAGCTCTTTGAATGGGTCCTGAAGCAGCCATGTTTTGAGGTTATCTTTCatgccatctctctctctctctctctctctctctctctctctcagtttCTAGTTTAATTTTATATGACTTTTGCTATAATAAGCTTCTAAATTCAGATGGTTTCAATTCTTTACTTTGTAATTTTGGATTCTTGTGCGCAGAAAACATCCTTCATGCTTTTTCTCAACAAATTTGATCTATTTGAAAAGAAGGTTCTGAAAGTAAGAGCTAATAGGACAGTTCATTTTTATTCAGTAATTTACAAAATTAGCATTAGTTTGGATCATTGATATTCCACACTGTATAGGTGCCGCTGAATGTATGTGAGTGGTTCAAGGATTACCAGCCAGTTTCAACGGGCAAACAAGAGATCGAGCATGCATATGAGTAAGCATTTTGTACTTACACAAATATTCCTAGGATTTTGTACCTAACACAAATATTCCTGTCATTTGCTTCAAATGATAGATATGAACTCACTGAATACATAAGAAACACTCTTGCCAACTTCTGCTGACATGCTCTTTCCTCAGTCTCTAAATTAGTTAATTGGTCTGTAATTGTTTGAAAGCTTCAATTGTATTGTACTTTGCTAGAGTTGAGGATTATATTGTTAGGACTGTTTGTTGAGCTTGATGATGCAGGTGGTAGGGGAATCATGTCAAAGTATTTGGTGGTTGTTTAGTGGCTTGTTCTCAGTGGCCAGGACCAACCAAACCACCATTCACCCAGCCTCATCAATGCTTTTTGAAGCTTTACAAAATTATTCTGGGTTCCAGAAAACTCAAATGACCATTTCTATTGATCTTTTTCTTCAGATTTGTCAAGAAGAAATTTGAGGAGTTCTATTTTCAAAGCACAACCCCTGATCGCGTGGATCGtgtttttaaaatatatagaacCACTGCCCTTGATCAGAAACTTGTGAAGAAAACTTTCAAGCTTGTAGATGAGACTTTAAGACGGAGAAATCTCTTCGAAGCTGGCTTATTGTGACCGAGAAGGATTAACTTGGAAAAGAATGTTCAGTGTGAAGAACTCAAATATTTTGAattttaagaattggaagaaacacCTCCATCAGATGCCTGCTGGCAATGGCAACATATTTTCGCAGGCTAAAAATTTTGAATGTTCATTTGGTTTTACAGACGTGGAAAGGAATGATTTTCTTTGACTGGTGATTTGTCTTGAGAGAAAGGTTCCCAGAAGGTCTGTTTTCTTGCCTGTTCTGTTTTCTTCCCAAGTGGGGATTGAATAGAACATATGGAAGTAACCTtgtattctttttatttttgccCAGAACTCGACGTTTAAAGCTGAAGTGAAATTTCAGCTTCTGCTATCATAACAGGAAATATTCTTTCGCTTATTCTACCTTTGTTGCAGTAGTGCtgtattaaattaaacaaaaaaaagggAAAACACTATATTGGATTTAAAGAAACATATTATATAGAAATGAAGATGGATAGAACTGCATGTCCAAATACAAGTCCTCCTCTGCCACTTGTCCTCAGTGGAAAGATATTTCTAGGACCATTTCTTATAATTTTGTTAGGAAGGAAATGAATTCAGTAAAAAAGAAAAGGGGTGGATACATTTGTTGCAAAAATCTGAACACGCATGAGAATGAGAGAATGTGAACCTTAATATTCCACACGATGTCAACACAGTCATGGGATGTCACGGGCCGTGTAACTCTTTGGAATCATAGTCGTCCAGGCTGTATGATTAAGCCGTGTAGCTCATTGTTTTCGTTGTCAAATCATGTATGAATTTCGTAATATTATAGAGTAGCAGACAGATGCAGATGCGAGATGGC
The sequence above is a segment of the Hevea brasiliensis isolate MT/VB/25A 57/8 chromosome 11, ASM3005281v1, whole genome shotgun sequence genome. Coding sequences within it:
- the LOC110662249 gene encoding guanine nucleotide-binding protein alpha-1 subunit isoform X2 produces the protein MQYLKGYCTMDQRNWLKMKRIPQSMSYAVKIRTLERSCQKLEAGWIIHFSPMSLHRRLKLYGKILRFRKHIPGVMSFKFQTVPIISWKTCKDCLTRIIFQLSLQVYLILQEDVLYARVRTTGVVEIQFSPVGENKRSGEVYRLFDVGGQRNERRKWIHLFEGVTAVIFCAAISEYDQTLFEDENKNRMMETKELFEWVLKQPCFEKTSFMLFLNKFDLFEKKVLKVPLNVCEWFKDYQPVSTGKQEIEHAYEFVKKKFEEFYFQSTTPDRVDRVFKIYRTTALDQKLVKKTFKLVDETLRRRNLFEAGLL
- the LOC110662249 gene encoding guanine nucleotide-binding protein alpha-1 subunit isoform X1; its protein translation is MGLLCSKQRRYNEADAEENAQAAEIERRIEQETKAEKHVQKLLLLGAGDSGKSTIFKQIKLLFQSGFDESELKSYISVIHANVYQTIKILHDGSKELAQNEADSSKYVICSENKDIGEKLSEIGGRLDYPFLTNELAQETETLWKDTAIQETYTRGNELQVPDCAHYFMENLQRLSDPNYIPTKEDVLYARVRTTGVVEIQFSPVGENKRSGEVYRLFDVGGQRNERRKWIHLFEGVTAVIFCAAISEYDQTLFEDENKNRMMETKELFEWVLKQPCFEKTSFMLFLNKFDLFEKKVLKVPLNVCEWFKDYQPVSTGKQEIEHAYEFVKKKFEEFYFQSTTPDRVDRVFKIYRTTALDQKLVKKTFKLVDETLRRRNLFEAGLL